A genomic segment from Tuwongella immobilis encodes:
- a CDS encoding carbon-nitrogen hydrolase family protein, producing MKIALASPQVATSLSDGLQRIERLLRCAAEQGASIVCFPEAYLPGLRGQDFAVFPFHESELSTVVQSVAGWCADARIAAIVSSERFADSGRQIAAYVFQADGQLQGIQTKNQIDPSEDPYYVPGETRQLFQIEGLTFGVAICHEAWRYPETVRWAAVRGAQVVFQPQHTGMVQSGRVPTEWGSPQNAYYEQAMRMRARENTIYFASVNYALPYPESATSVIDPQGDCVAFLPYGQEGVLVTELELSRATGLLASRYAPERLRQGVLRHE from the coding sequence ATGAAAATTGCCCTCGCTTCGCCACAGGTGGCCACATCGTTATCCGATGGATTGCAACGCATCGAGCGGTTGTTGCGGTGCGCGGCGGAGCAGGGGGCGAGCATCGTCTGCTTTCCCGAAGCGTATTTGCCGGGATTGCGCGGCCAGGATTTCGCAGTCTTTCCATTCCACGAGTCGGAATTGTCCACAGTCGTGCAGTCGGTTGCGGGGTGGTGTGCCGATGCAAGGATCGCCGCGATTGTCAGCAGTGAGCGATTCGCCGATTCGGGCCGCCAGATCGCCGCCTATGTCTTCCAAGCCGATGGCCAATTGCAAGGCATTCAGACGAAGAATCAAATCGATCCCAGCGAAGATCCGTACTACGTGCCCGGCGAAACCCGGCAGTTGTTCCAAATCGAGGGATTGACCTTCGGCGTGGCGATCTGTCATGAGGCGTGGCGCTATCCCGAGACGGTGCGCTGGGCGGCGGTGCGGGGAGCGCAAGTCGTGTTCCAGCCGCAACATACGGGGATGGTCCAATCGGGCCGTGTGCCGACGGAATGGGGCAGTCCGCAGAATGCGTATTATGAGCAGGCCATGCGCATGCGAGCGCGGGAGAATACGATCTACTTTGCCTCGGTGAATTATGCGCTCCCGTATCCGGAATCGGCCACGAGCGTCATTGACCCGCAGGGCGATTGTGTCGCGTTTCTGCCGTATGGCCAAGAAGGGGTGTTGGTGACGGAGTTGGAGTTATCCCGCGCGACGGGATTGCTCGCCAGTCGCTATGCGCCCGAACGACTTCGCCAAGGCGTGCTGCGCCACGAATGA
- a CDS encoding GNAT family N-acetyltransferase: MLTIRPEIPADIPAIDALNCACFPLHLEAILVDRLRESGRLTVSLVAEWRESLAGPGRVVGQIAWSPVTTPQLAIPPQALGVGLAPVAVDADLRRQGIATRLVQAGLDRCRELGFGWCVVLGEPAFYRRFGFRPAYPFGLFDRYEGGDAFQVLELSPGALPRDAGRVEYAPEFAIFDES; this comes from the coding sequence ATGCTGACCATTCGCCCCGAAATCCCGGCGGATATTCCCGCAATTGACGCGTTGAATTGTGCTTGTTTTCCTCTGCATCTTGAGGCGATTCTCGTGGATCGGCTTCGGGAATCGGGGCGATTGACGGTGTCGCTGGTGGCCGAGTGGCGGGAGTCGCTGGCGGGGCCGGGGCGAGTGGTCGGGCAGATTGCCTGGAGTCCGGTGACGACTCCGCAATTGGCGATTCCCCCGCAGGCGCTGGGCGTCGGGCTGGCTCCTGTGGCGGTGGATGCGGACTTGCGACGGCAGGGAATTGCCACCCGACTGGTGCAGGCGGGGCTTGATCGCTGTCGCGAGCTGGGATTTGGTTGGTGCGTGGTGTTGGGCGAGCCGGCATTCTATCGCCGATTCGGATTCCGCCCGGCGTACCCCTTCGGATTGTTCGATCGGTACGAAGGTGGCGACGCGTTCCAAGTATTGGAACTCTCTCCGGGGGCACTGCCACGCGATGCCGGCCGGGTGGAATACGCTCCGGAATTTGCCATCTTCGACGAATCCTGA
- a CDS encoding polysaccharide pyruvyl transferase family protein, producing the protein MQRREFIASVTASVAASATTLVTGTGGFGNPSGAASAEKPKRILLRSSWQTVNIGDIAHTPGMLALLEQHQPQAEVTLWPSPLSAEVETLLLRRFPRLKIAKTPAEQSAALEACDFVLHGSGPGLVGAAAMERARKAGKPYGFGGVTLNDDELKKHRDLLSGAQFLFTRDTDSLRAFRKAEIAGPTSEFGPDATFALDLRDESAADRLLKQHQLDAGKFLVAVPRLRWTPYWEIHPERTKPNPERSAINEAFAERDHAKMRQAIVAWVEQTGMRVLLAPEMTYAVPRLRPLLFDPLPAAIQKQVAVMDRYWLTAEAASVYARAGAVLSFEMHSPIMAISAGVPAIHLRQPTDTRKGQMWRDIGLNAWLFEIDGTTGEPIAAATVAIGRDLPAARKQAAQARRTANDRMAAMVSAIAIPAKSN; encoded by the coding sequence ATGCAACGACGGGAATTCATCGCATCGGTGACGGCATCGGTAGCGGCATCGGCGACGACTTTGGTGACGGGGACGGGCGGATTCGGGAATCCATCTGGGGCCGCTTCCGCCGAGAAGCCGAAACGGATTCTCTTGCGATCGTCGTGGCAGACGGTCAACATCGGCGACATTGCCCACACGCCGGGCATGCTCGCGCTGTTGGAACAGCATCAACCGCAAGCCGAGGTCACGCTCTGGCCCAGCCCGCTCTCCGCAGAAGTGGAAACGCTGCTGCTGCGTCGCTTCCCCCGGTTGAAAATCGCCAAGACTCCCGCCGAGCAATCCGCCGCGTTGGAGGCATGCGATTTCGTGCTGCATGGATCGGGGCCGGGGTTGGTCGGTGCCGCCGCCATGGAACGCGCTCGCAAGGCGGGCAAACCCTACGGTTTCGGCGGAGTCACGCTGAACGACGACGAATTGAAGAAACATCGCGATTTGCTCAGCGGCGCGCAATTTCTGTTCACCCGCGATACCGATTCGCTGCGGGCATTTCGCAAGGCGGAAATCGCCGGCCCGACCAGCGAATTTGGCCCCGATGCGACCTTTGCGCTGGATTTGCGCGATGAGTCGGCCGCCGATCGGCTGTTGAAGCAGCATCAACTCGACGCCGGCAAGTTTCTGGTGGCCGTCCCCCGATTGCGCTGGACGCCGTACTGGGAAATTCACCCCGAACGCACGAAGCCCAACCCCGAACGCAGTGCCATCAACGAGGCATTCGCCGAGCGCGACCACGCCAAGATGCGGCAAGCGATTGTGGCCTGGGTGGAACAGACCGGCATGCGCGTGCTGCTGGCCCCGGAAATGACGTATGCCGTGCCGCGATTGCGTCCGCTGCTGTTCGATCCGCTGCCAGCGGCGATTCAGAAGCAGGTCGCCGTTATGGATCGCTATTGGCTGACCGCAGAGGCCGCCTCGGTGTATGCGCGGGCCGGTGCGGTGCTGAGTTTTGAGATGCATTCGCCGATTATGGCGATTTCTGCCGGAGTTCCCGCAATTCATCTGCGTCAGCCGACCGATACTCGCAAGGGGCAAATGTGGCGGGACATCGGATTGAATGCGTGGTTGTTCGAGATCGACGGCACTACCGGGGAGCCAATTGCCGCCGCAACCGTTGCCATCGGGCGCGATTTGCCCGCCGCTCGCAAGCAGGCCGCCCAAGCGCGCCGCACGGCGAATGATCGCATGGCCGCGATGGTGTCGGCGATTGCGATTCCGGCGAAGTCGAACTGA
- a CDS encoding GNAT family N-acetyltransferase, whose product MSEQPELVEVTDLSLLPAIGRLRVRAWQTELSQPPTMESWLDDWDATARHWAFLLAGQPVAAARMTIHDSLETLPDAPVYAGIFPEPPPGPIASLNRLVVDPAFRRGGMGTALDRIRIAAAEAAGCRSIVGSSSADRRIAQLQSHGFIIVGRQNKNPQPIYRERGLQAVLWLPLPREQS is encoded by the coding sequence GTGAGCGAGCAACCCGAACTGGTGGAAGTCACGGATCTGTCGCTACTTCCGGCGATTGGCAGGCTGCGTGTGCGGGCGTGGCAAACGGAATTGAGTCAGCCGCCGACCATGGAATCTTGGTTGGATGATTGGGATGCCACGGCGCGGCACTGGGCGTTTCTGCTGGCCGGGCAGCCAGTCGCCGCCGCTCGCATGACCATTCACGATTCCCTGGAGACGCTCCCGGATGCGCCGGTGTATGCGGGCATTTTCCCCGAGCCGCCCCCCGGACCGATCGCCTCGCTGAATCGGCTGGTGGTCGATCCGGCCTTCCGTCGCGGCGGCATGGGGACGGCACTGGATCGCATCCGAATCGCCGCCGCCGAGGCCGCCGGGTGTCGATCGATTGTCGGCTCCAGTTCCGCCGATCGCCGCATCGCTCAATTGCAATCGCATGGTTTTATCATTGTTGGACGACAGAACAAGAATCCGCAGCCGATTTACCGCGAACGCGGGCTACAAGCCGTCCTCTGGTTACCACTTCCACGGGAGCAATCATGA
- a CDS encoding VOC family protein produces the protein MKRNLICFVEIPVLDLDRAVPFFEKLFDVQLNRLEVDGNHMAMFPDDMDAPGVSPALVHAKGYAPSDTGCRVYFGVEDIDATLAKVHSLGGTTNYPKTCIGEYGWVAEFRDLEGNILGLHSPPTDMPA, from the coding sequence ATGAAGCGGAATTTGATCTGTTTTGTGGAAATCCCGGTGCTGGATCTGGATCGGGCAGTCCCGTTCTTCGAGAAGCTCTTTGATGTGCAACTGAACCGGCTCGAAGTCGATGGCAATCACATGGCGATGTTCCCGGACGATATGGACGCCCCTGGTGTGAGCCCGGCGTTGGTACACGCCAAAGGCTATGCCCCCAGCGATACCGGCTGTCGCGTCTACTTCGGTGTCGAGGATATTGACGCGACGTTGGCCAAAGTCCATTCCCTGGGCGGCACCACGAACTACCCGAAAACCTGCATCGGCGAATATGGTTGGGTGGCCGAGTTCCGCGATCTGGAAGGCAACATCCTCGGCTTGCATTCTCCACCCACCGACATGCCCGCCTGA
- a CDS encoding sugar phosphate isomerase/epimerase family protein, which yields MFVACSTLCYGKVPLSAALQRIRELRFQKVDLAIHESGHHLKPSEVAADMPRVVQHLRTFNITIAALHLELAGDIATQRLHLQACARLARVMTVPVMTVLASPLGSDFAAEVVRLQEWNRIVAAEGVILSVETNSNTLTADPLGAIELCKRVPGLGITLDPSHYIQGPHRTDDFDHLVRFVQHVQLRDTGKKDGQFQVRIGQGVIEYGKLINTLERERYQRTLTVDIRDSGESSFSVEPEVRTLKYLLESLL from the coding sequence GTGTTTGTTGCGTGTTCGACGCTATGTTACGGAAAGGTTCCGCTGTCCGCGGCATTGCAACGGATTCGGGAACTTCGCTTTCAAAAAGTGGATCTCGCGATTCACGAATCGGGCCATCATCTCAAGCCATCCGAAGTGGCTGCGGATATGCCCCGCGTGGTGCAGCATCTGCGCACCTTCAACATTACGATTGCCGCCCTGCATCTGGAATTGGCCGGTGACATTGCCACGCAACGCCTGCACTTGCAAGCCTGCGCTCGCTTGGCGAGAGTCATGACCGTGCCGGTGATGACCGTGCTGGCCAGCCCCCTGGGAAGCGATTTCGCCGCCGAGGTGGTCCGTCTGCAGGAATGGAATCGGATTGTGGCCGCGGAAGGGGTGATTCTGTCGGTGGAAACCAACAGCAACACGCTCACCGCCGATCCGCTGGGTGCCATCGAACTCTGCAAGCGCGTGCCGGGCTTGGGCATCACCTTGGACCCCAGCCATTACATCCAAGGCCCGCACCGGACCGATGATTTCGATCATCTCGTCCGCTTCGTGCAGCATGTGCAACTGCGCGACACGGGCAAGAAAGACGGCCAATTCCAAGTGCGAATCGGCCAAGGGGTGATCGAGTACGGCAAACTCATCAACACCCTGGAACGCGAACGCTACCAGCGAACCCTGACGGTGGATATCCGCGATAGCGGCGAATCGTCGTTCTCGGTCGAGCCGGAAGTGCGCACCCTGAAGTATCTGCTGGAAAGTCTGCTGTAA
- the ispD gene encoding 2-C-methyl-D-erythritol 4-phosphate cytidylyltransferase, with protein sequence MSRFAVIIPAAGQSTRFGGQQKKPFLPLAGRPIWLRTVELFVTRPDVEQVMLVISPDDREEFQRRFGPNLIFLDIDLVDGGAERFESVANALAKLRDAVTHVAVHDAVRPGATAELIDAVFRRAEQTGGAIPALPVADTLKRVDGDLRITGTVPRQGLWQAQTPQAFRRDWLCDAYARRHTIAEAITDDAQLVEACGHAVSVVSGLVTNFKITTKTDLDLAELLHRATHDLPTEPKPGRPFDDESY encoded by the coding sequence ATGTCTCGTTTTGCCGTGATTATCCCCGCGGCGGGCCAATCGACCCGATTTGGGGGCCAGCAAAAGAAGCCATTTCTCCCCCTTGCGGGACGACCCATTTGGTTGCGCACCGTCGAACTTTTTGTCACCCGGCCCGATGTCGAGCAGGTGATGCTCGTGATTTCGCCGGATGATCGTGAGGAGTTCCAGCGGCGGTTCGGACCGAATCTCATTTTCCTGGATATTGATCTGGTCGATGGCGGCGCGGAACGCTTTGAATCGGTGGCCAATGCCCTGGCCAAACTGCGCGATGCGGTCACGCATGTGGCCGTGCATGATGCCGTTCGACCGGGAGCAACCGCCGAATTGATCGATGCGGTTTTTCGTCGCGCGGAACAGACCGGCGGCGCAATCCCCGCGTTGCCCGTGGCCGATACGCTCAAGCGCGTCGATGGCGATCTGCGCATCACCGGCACCGTCCCCCGACAGGGATTATGGCAAGCCCAGACGCCGCAAGCCTTTCGGCGGGATTGGCTGTGCGATGCCTACGCACGGCGGCACACGATTGCCGAGGCGATTACCGACGATGCCCAATTGGTGGAAGCCTGCGGGCATGCCGTGTCGGTCGTGTCGGGGCTAGTGACGAACTTCAAAATCACGACCAAGACGGATCTGGATTTGGCCGAATTGCTCCACCGCGCGACGCATGATCTGCCCACCGAACCGAAGCCAGGCCGACCATTTGACGATGAATCGTATTGA